One genomic window of Pecten maximus chromosome 3, xPecMax1.1, whole genome shotgun sequence includes the following:
- the LOC117323182 gene encoding ribosyldihydronicotinamide dehydrogenase [quinone]-like yields the protein MANNTTPKTALIVYAHHEPKSFNAALRDTAVDALKKSGYTVEISDLYAQRFDPRATKDDFTGSLSNPDHLEYHLEAKHAYQTSTMCAETKAEVDKVRRAHVIVFQFPMYWFSVPAILKGWFDKVLVAGFAFQFPNDIHDNGLMKGKKAIISMTTGGTETMFTDRGVHGDIDIVLWPIQYGTLRFCGFEVMKPHITFCPAYSPKIKRKELLTEWSKRLQGLHKETPQSFISIKNFDPEKWLVMREEYIQGEANKDIASSIGHHLGKRLPSGK from the exons ATGGCCAACAACACGACACCAAAGACCGCCCTTATTGTTTACGCACACCATGAACCAAAGTCATTTAATGCAGCATTGAGGGACACCGCAGTGGACGCCCTGAAGAAGTCTGGGTATACTGTTGAGATATCCGATCTGTACGCACAGAGATTCGACCCCCGGGCCACCAAAGATGACTTCACAG GTTCCTTGTCCAACCCAGATCATCTTGAGTACCATTTAGAGGCTAAACATGCCTATCAGACGTCCACCATGTGTGCGGAGACAAAAGCTGAGGTTGACAAAGTCCGTCGTGCTCACGTCATCGTGTTTCAGTTTCCAATGTACTGGTTTTCAGTTCCTGCCATTCTGAAGGGCTGGTTCGACAAGGTCCTTGTTGCCGGGTTCGCCTTCCAATTTCCTAATGATATTCACGACAACGGTCTGATGAAA GGGAAAAAGGCCATCATCTCCATGACAACAGGAGGAACTGAGACGATGTTTACGGACCGCGGAGTTCATGGTGACATCGACATAGTATTATGGCcgatacag TATGGCACGCTGCGATTCTGTGGATTTGAAGTAATGAAACCACACATTACATTCTGTCCTGCTTATTCGCCCAAGATTAAAAGGAAAGAACTTCTGACGGAGTGGAGTAAACGACTACAAGGCTTGCACAAAGAAACTCCACAAAGCTTCATCTCTATAAAGAACTTTGATCCGGAGAAATGGCTGGTCATGAGGGAGGAGTATATACAGGGGGAAGCAAACAAAGACATAGCTTCATCCATCGGACACCATCTTGGAAAGAGATTACCTtctggaaaataa